Proteins from one Chlorogloeopsis sp. ULAP01 genomic window:
- a CDS encoding DUF3007 family protein, producing MRRIDAIGIGLGVFIAGGLVYLLLQLAGLDSLNAGIWSQALLVGGLVGWLLTYLFRAVSHNMTYHKQREQYEEDYLQKRLEELSPEELAKIQAEIEQEEQHKV from the coding sequence ATGCGACGCATTGACGCTATTGGAATTGGCTTAGGCGTTTTTATTGCAGGTGGCTTGGTGTATTTACTCCTACAACTAGCAGGCTTAGATAGTTTGAATGCTGGTATTTGGAGTCAAGCCTTGCTAGTCGGTGGATTAGTTGGCTGGTTGCTGACATATCTTTTCCGTGCAGTGAGTCACAATATGACCTACCATAAACAACGCGAACAATACGAAGAAGACTACTTGCAAAAGCGCTTAGAAGAACTTTCCCCAGAAGAGTTAGCGAAAATTCAAGCTGAAATAGAACAGGAAGAACAACATAAGGTGTAA
- a CDS encoding NAD(P)H-quinone oxidoreductase subunit L — protein MESMMVPLLYLILAGAYLLVIPVAVLFYLNKRWYVASSIERAFMYFLIFFFFPGLLVLSPFVNLRPKRRQIEA, from the coding sequence ATGGAATCTATGATGGTACCGCTCCTGTACCTGATTTTGGCTGGAGCTTATCTATTAGTCATACCTGTGGCTGTGCTGTTCTATCTAAACAAACGTTGGTATGTGGCTAGCTCCATAGAGCGTGCATTTATGTACTTTTTGATATTTTTCTTCTTTCCAGGTTTATTAGTTCTGTCACCGTTTGTGAATCTTCGACCCAAGCGGCGGCAAATTGAAGCTTAA
- a CDS encoding response regulator translates to MSMKILLVEDDEFTTSVVVAALKNSNYQIETTNDGQIGLELAKKVDYDLLLLDVSLPGLDGISLCRQIRCAGYQMPILILTGKDSISMRVTGLEAGADDYVAKPFDISELIARIKALLRRGKEILPTIIAWENLQINTNTKEVTYTTKHLHLTPKEYGLLELFLRNPHRIYSRRALLDKIWSSVEFPGEEAVTTQIKGLRQKLKIAGMKVDLIETVYGLGYRLTEEEKDKSVQKEQGILDSHRGTVNQITPCYELAQKQQAEAKVMAVVANMWEEFKQTLGEQIKLFEQVQAQLLDATLNHTLLKQATAQAHRLAGSLGCYSLLEGSKIAREIERLLEETQTTPKQSITLQLGELIKSLKKILHQQSSMPAASSSSRVSSRRLLIIDDDAMLIERIELEAKTHGFQVEIAANLKMARSILVKYSPDVILLDLSFADSQENGLKLLAELNQSKPDIPVLVFTSCNQLSKRVEAASLGACGFLSKTMFASEVISVVKTALNQNHITEAKILIVDDDSLVLNHVTALLSPWRIQLTTLQDSQKFWDVLEYTAPDLLILDIEMPDFSGIELCQAVRNDPRWNQLAVLFLSVHSDTEIVRKVYAAGADDYVKKPFVESELIVRILNRLERRIYKYYDYYQC, encoded by the coding sequence ATGTCCATGAAAATTCTTTTGGTAGAAGATGATGAATTTACAACCTCAGTAGTTGTAGCAGCACTTAAAAATTCTAACTATCAGATTGAGACTACAAATGATGGCCAAATAGGGTTGGAGTTAGCAAAAAAAGTAGATTACGATCTGCTTTTATTGGATGTTTCGCTTCCAGGATTAGATGGTATCAGTCTTTGTCGCCAAATTCGTTGTGCAGGCTATCAAATGCCAATTTTAATTTTGACTGGCAAGGATAGCATTAGTATGCGTGTGACGGGATTAGAGGCTGGTGCAGATGATTATGTTGCTAAACCCTTTGATATATCAGAATTAATTGCACGAATAAAAGCTTTATTGCGTAGGGGAAAAGAAATTTTACCAACAATAATAGCTTGGGAAAATTTGCAGATTAATACCAATACCAAAGAAGTTACTTATACTACGAAGCATCTCCATCTCACTCCAAAAGAATATGGATTACTAGAATTATTTCTTCGTAATCCTCATAGGATATATAGTAGAAGAGCTTTACTAGATAAAATATGGTCTTCTGTTGAATTTCCTGGCGAGGAAGCTGTTACAACTCAAATTAAAGGTTTGCGGCAAAAACTAAAAATAGCTGGGATGAAGGTAGATTTAATAGAAACAGTTTATGGATTGGGTTATCGCCTCACAGAAGAGGAAAAGGATAAATCAGTTCAAAAGGAACAGGGGATTTTAGACTCCCATAGAGGAACAGTTAATCAAATAACTCCTTGTTATGAGTTGGCACAAAAGCAGCAAGCCGAAGCAAAAGTGATGGCTGTAGTAGCAAATATGTGGGAAGAGTTTAAACAGACTCTAGGAGAACAGATTAAATTATTTGAGCAGGTACAAGCCCAGTTATTAGACGCAACGCTAAATCACACTTTACTCAAGCAAGCAACGGCACAAGCCCATCGTTTAGCCGGTTCTTTAGGATGCTACAGTCTTTTGGAAGGTTCAAAAATAGCAAGGGAAATTGAAAGATTGCTGGAGGAAACTCAAACTACTCCAAAGCAAAGTATAACCTTGCAGTTAGGGGAATTAATTAAATCACTGAAAAAAATACTGCATCAGCAATCATCAATGCCTGCCGCTAGTTCTTCCTCTAGAGTTTCTTCTAGGCGGTTACTAATAATTGACGACGATGCTATGTTAATTGAACGAATTGAACTGGAGGCAAAAACCCACGGCTTCCAAGTAGAGATTGCAGCAAATTTGAAAATGGCAAGAAGTATACTTGTTAAATACTCTCCTGATGTCATTTTATTAGACCTCTCCTTCGCTGATTCACAGGAGAATGGTTTAAAGCTCTTAGCAGAACTTAATCAAAGTAAGCCTGATATTCCTGTCCTAGTTTTTACTAGCTGCAATCAATTGTCTAAACGAGTAGAAGCCGCAAGTCTTGGTGCCTGTGGCTTTTTGAGTAAAACTATGTTTGCTAGCGAGGTAATTTCCGTCGTCAAAACAGCACTGAACCAGAACCATATCACTGAAGCCAAAATCCTGATTGTAGATGATGACTCCCTAGTGCTTAATCACGTAACTGCATTGCTGTCACCTTGGAGAATACAACTAACTACATTACAAGATTCTCAAAAATTTTGGGATGTATTAGAATATACTGCACCAGATTTGCTGATTTTAGATATCGAAATGCCTGATTTTAGCGGGATTGAACTATGCCAAGCTGTACGTAACGATCCTCGTTGGAATCAGTTAGCTGTTTTGTTCCTGTCCGTACATTCTGATACAGAAATTGTGCGTAAAGTTTATGCGGCAGGAGCTGATGATTATGTAAAAAAACCATTTGTAGAGTCAGAATTAATCGTCCGTATACTTAATCGCCTAGAAAGGAGAATCTATAAGTATTATGACTACTATCAATGTTGA
- a CDS encoding response regulator has translation MSAKCILVIDDEKNLCTIIQACLEKLGCWKVLTAHSGSKGLTLAETEHPDAILLDVMMPDIDGLALFGKLQSNHLTQNIPVILLTAKVQTVDLNKFAQLGVAGVIPKPFDPLKLSHVVAEVLGWKS, from the coding sequence ATGTCAGCAAAATGTATTCTGGTAATTGATGATGAAAAAAATCTGTGTACTATTATTCAAGCTTGTTTGGAAAAGCTTGGGTGTTGGAAAGTGCTAACAGCACATTCAGGTAGTAAAGGCTTAACTTTAGCTGAAACCGAACATCCTGATGCTATTCTTTTAGATGTGATGATGCCAGATATAGATGGGCTGGCACTGTTTGGTAAATTGCAGAGTAATCATTTAACTCAAAATATTCCCGTAATTTTACTGACAGCTAAGGTACAGACGGTTGACTTAAATAAATTTGCTCAACTAGGGGTTGCAGGAGTAATTCCTAAACCTTTTGATCCATTAAAACTTTCACATGTAGTAGCTGAAGTTCTAGGGTGGAAATCTTAG
- a CDS encoding Hsp20/alpha crystallin family protein, which translates to MLTCWQFLQRLSIFEQYIYSVIREFLYSYSEDTVWVYEDGTTGVSTIEVEETDTEIIVIAEIPNIEIENLDVQVSQETVLIIGQELKLAEIFSSFDFEFCPNQFQIIIPLPNLIQPHATIAEFNDGILKLTFQKSYHKRRPIKVKIFDTKESAPEQSLAVDAALGMNWDKLSLVFSPSEQYVGTTNDGRTSQ; encoded by the coding sequence ATGTTAACCTGTTGGCAGTTCTTACAGAGGTTGAGTATTTTCGAGCAGTACATATATAGTGTCATACGTGAGTTTTTGTACAGTTATAGTGAAGATACAGTATGGGTTTATGAAGACGGTACAACTGGCGTATCTACGATTGAGGTAGAAGAAACAGATACGGAAATTATAGTTATAGCAGAAATTCCAAATATAGAAATTGAAAACCTTGATGTTCAAGTCTCTCAGGAAACAGTTTTAATCATAGGACAAGAGTTAAAACTTGCAGAAATTTTTAGCTCCTTTGATTTTGAATTTTGCCCAAATCAATTTCAAATTATTATTCCTCTACCTAATTTGATTCAACCTCATGCCACGATCGCAGAATTTAATGACGGTATCCTGAAGCTCACTTTCCAGAAGTCTTATCATAAAAGGCGGCCAATTAAGGTAAAAATTTTTGACACAAAAGAGTCTGCACCAGAACAATCTTTGGCTGTAGATGCAGCTCTTGGTATGAATTGGGACAAGTTAAGTTTGGTATTCTCTCCAAGCGAACAGTATGTAGGAACTACAAATGATGGTAGAACCAGCCAGTAA
- a CDS encoding response regulator — protein sequence MVEPASKKILFVDDEPYMQKIVKISLETIGSWEVVVANSGAEGLIKAEELKPDAILLDVLMPEIDGIACLKKLQLNIHSQTIPVIFITSFLSFTEPHQFLSLGAVGAIAKPFNPLTLVSEIAKILGWSL from the coding sequence ATGGTAGAACCAGCCAGTAAAAAGATTCTATTTGTTGATGATGAACCATATATGCAAAAAATTGTCAAAATCAGCCTAGAAACGATTGGCAGTTGGGAGGTAGTAGTAGCAAATTCAGGTGCAGAGGGTTTAATAAAAGCTGAGGAGCTTAAACCAGATGCCATTCTTTTAGATGTGCTCATGCCAGAAATCGATGGCATCGCTTGCCTAAAAAAATTACAGTTAAATATTCACTCTCAAACAATACCAGTAATATTTATTACATCTTTTCTGAGTTTTACGGAACCACATCAGTTCTTGTCACTAGGTGCGGTGGGAGCGATCGCTAAACCTTTCAATCCTCTAACGCTAGTTTCTGAAATTGCTAAAATTCTTGGTTGGAGCTTATAG
- a CDS encoding PAS domain-containing protein — protein sequence MVAWPQSELIQSCLVTLPPDTSVETAVKVMNRSKTSYVLVFEQRQLVGIFTEQDLVGAIASGVNLDIATLSEVMTEQVISIKESELDNLFHILRLLCHHKIRYLSIVDEQEQLVGVITLESIPEALQQIETQLKQAELQYRNLIEQIPGVAYTSPITATSEFAYISPQIQQFLGIPDQEWKPGFFNSWADYVHPEDRDRIQQEVAATIATGKPFRSEYRMIRHDGRIIWVQDQAKLALATDGETTVLQGVAFDISDASPRLCKQQEEALQQSQAHYQSILEDQTEIVARFLPDSKILFVNQVFCRYFGIERHGILAKSYIPIIYEEDRDRVTQLLESMSIENPTIMIENRVINGKGEIRWTQWVNRILFDDWGNVSECQSVGRDITQLKLTEAALRQSEERLQLALEASGDGIWSWNILTGEVYLSPRWLEMLGYEANEFPSEFSAWEKSIHPDDKLWVMDVLQAHLKDSSVPYTFEYRMRTKSGEWKWIANYGKVVVRDQDAQPLQMAGIHRDVDDRKQAEQALKEREAFLRAIGDNIPNSYIYQVVRELDGSYRFYYFSAGVEKAHGLKPEAILADPSLLYSTLLPEDLLYVSQKQEESAQTMSVFDVQVREYSPKGNIRWVRLCSTPRAMDDGRIIWDGVRFDITELKGTEETLRKSKALLTEAQKVAHIGNWEFDVATQKITWTEELFHILNRDLVQKEPTYLEHLQLYHPDDREKLHKVFERAITTGESYKLTLRLNPQSDSSIRYIEGIGYADFNAEGQVIRLYGTTQDVTERVQTEKALQEKEQFLRSIYNGVEQAIFVVDVLEDGDFKLVGFNPACERFTNMRSAEIQGKSLQQIFPPEIAASVRQRYQACQEAGKVITYEECLPFLGLDTWWITNLAPLWDERSRIYRIVGSSINISERKRLELALEASENHLKNILTTANASIVSFRVFANRDWEYEYQSIGCESLFGYTAAEILTDKMLWISRVFPEDRDTLIYPHFESIFAERTFAVEYRFHHKDGSLRWISAIYSSHRDEIANCWIVTGVSIDISDRKRAEEALQQSETLFRTLSEFAPVGIFRTDAQGKNTYSNPRCQAICGFTFEEALKDGWMQFIHPEDLEVVFPQWILFLTTNQEFRAQVRFVHPDATIRFCRLMAVPIFSESGELMGNVGTVEDITESRAIAKMKNEFISIVSHELRTPLASIRGSLGLLAAGVLKDQPESAQQMLEIASSETERLVRLVNDILDLERLESNKVTLVKQWCDVTKILRQSIETVQPLAAENNIALVMLPSFIQIWIDPDRIIQTLVNLIGNAIKFSPSDSQVTVSAESLTNQVLFKVQDQGRGIPDSKLETIFERFQQVDATDSRQKGGTGLGLAICKSIVQQHGGKIWVESILEKGSIFYFTIPK from the coding sequence ATGGTGGCATGGCCCCAAAGTGAATTGATTCAATCATGTCTGGTGACTTTACCACCAGACACCTCAGTTGAAACTGCCGTTAAAGTCATGAACCGTAGCAAAACTAGTTATGTCTTAGTCTTTGAGCAAAGACAACTAGTTGGAATTTTTACTGAGCAAGATTTAGTTGGGGCGATCGCCTCTGGGGTGAACTTAGATATTGCCACCTTATCAGAGGTAATGACTGAGCAAGTTATTAGCATTAAAGAATCAGAGTTAGACAATTTATTTCATATCCTACGCCTGCTTTGTCACCACAAAATCCGCTACTTGTCAATTGTGGATGAACAAGAGCAACTAGTAGGTGTAATCACGCTTGAAAGTATTCCAGAAGCTTTACAACAGATAGAAACCCAACTGAAACAAGCCGAATTGCAGTACCGCAATCTCATTGAGCAAATTCCTGGAGTTGCATACACTTCCCCAATCACCGCAACCTCGGAATTTGCCTATATCAGCCCGCAAATACAACAATTCCTCGGCATTCCAGATCAAGAGTGGAAACCAGGATTTTTCAACAGTTGGGCAGATTATGTGCATCCGGAGGATCGCGATCGCATTCAGCAAGAAGTTGCTGCTACCATCGCCACGGGCAAACCGTTTCGTAGCGAGTACCGCATGATCCGACATGATGGCAGAATTATTTGGGTGCAAGATCAAGCCAAACTTGCGCTGGCAACAGATGGGGAAACAACTGTGCTTCAGGGAGTTGCCTTTGATATTAGCGATGCCTCACCGCGTCTATGCAAGCAGCAAGAAGAAGCACTTCAACAAAGCCAAGCCCATTATCAATCAATCCTAGAAGATCAGACAGAAATCGTAGCTCGTTTTTTGCCTGATAGTAAGATTTTGTTTGTTAATCAGGTATTTTGTCGTTACTTTGGCATTGAGCGGCACGGAATTCTTGCTAAGAGCTACATACCTATTATTTATGAAGAAGACAGGGATAGGGTGACTCAACTTCTAGAGTCAATGAGTATTGAAAACCCTACCATAATGATTGAAAATCGAGTAATTAATGGTAAAGGGGAAATTCGCTGGACACAGTGGGTTAACCGAATACTATTCGATGACTGGGGAAATGTCAGTGAATGTCAGTCTGTTGGACGCGATATTACTCAATTAAAACTTACAGAAGCAGCACTACGCCAGAGTGAAGAACGATTGCAATTAGCCTTGGAGGCATCTGGAGATGGAATTTGGAGCTGGAACATTCTCACGGGAGAAGTATATCTTAGCCCTCGCTGGCTAGAAATGCTGGGTTATGAAGCTAATGAATTTCCAAGTGAATTTAGCGCTTGGGAAAAAAGTATCCATCCAGACGATAAACTTTGGGTCATGGATGTATTGCAAGCTCACTTGAAAGATAGTTCTGTTCCTTACACATTTGAATATCGAATGCGAACTAAATCGGGTGAGTGGAAATGGATTGCTAACTATGGCAAGGTTGTGGTGCGCGATCAAGATGCCCAACCATTACAAATGGCAGGAATTCATCGAGATGTGGACGATCGCAAACAAGCAGAACAAGCTCTAAAAGAGCGAGAGGCTTTTTTACGCGCGATCGGGGATAATATTCCCAATAGCTACATTTACCAGGTTGTGCGGGAACTGGATGGTAGCTATCGCTTTTACTATTTTAGTGCGGGTGTTGAAAAAGCACATGGACTGAAACCGGAAGCAATTTTGGCAGATCCAAGTCTGTTGTATAGTACTTTGCTTCCAGAAGATCTCCTTTACGTCAGTCAAAAGCAGGAAGAATCTGCACAAACAATGTCAGTCTTTGATGTTCAAGTGCGGGAATATTCTCCTAAAGGCAATATTCGCTGGGTGCGCTTATGCTCAACTCCTCGCGCGATGGATGATGGGCGGATAATTTGGGATGGTGTCCGCTTTGACATCACCGAACTCAAAGGTACTGAAGAAACACTACGCAAGAGCAAAGCTCTCCTTACAGAAGCCCAAAAAGTTGCCCATATCGGTAACTGGGAGTTTGATGTCGCTACCCAAAAAATCACCTGGACAGAGGAGCTATTTCACATATTAAATAGGGATCTGGTACAAAAGGAACCCACTTATCTTGAGCATTTACAACTCTATCATCCAGATGATCGAGAAAAATTGCACAAAGTGTTTGAGCGAGCGATTACAACAGGTGAATCATACAAACTTACACTCAGACTCAATCCTCAGTCTGATAGTTCTATACGCTACATTGAGGGAATTGGATACGCAGACTTCAATGCCGAGGGGCAAGTGATTCGTTTGTATGGAACTACCCAAGATGTTACAGAACGTGTGCAAACTGAGAAGGCACTGCAAGAAAAAGAGCAGTTTTTACGCAGTATTTATAATGGTGTTGAACAAGCTATTTTCGTAGTAGATGTTCTCGAAGACGGTGATTTTAAATTAGTTGGATTCAATCCTGCCTGTGAACGTTTCACAAATATGCGTTCAGCAGAAATACAAGGTAAGTCTCTACAACAAATATTTCCTCCCGAAATTGCTGCATCGGTTCGGCAACGCTACCAAGCTTGTCAAGAGGCAGGAAAAGTGATTACCTATGAAGAATGTTTACCCTTTTTAGGGTTAGATACTTGGTGGATAACTAACCTGGCTCCTTTATGGGATGAACGTTCACGCATCTATCGGATTGTGGGCAGCAGCATCAATATTAGTGAGCGCAAACGGCTAGAACTTGCTCTGGAAGCATCAGAAAATCACTTAAAAAATATTCTCACTACGGCGAATGCCTCTATTGTCAGTTTTCGCGTCTTTGCCAATCGAGACTGGGAATATGAATATCAGTCGATTGGATGTGAGAGTCTTTTTGGCTATACAGCAGCAGAAATCTTAACCGACAAAATGCTGTGGATATCACGGGTGTTTCCAGAGGATCGAGATACGCTTATTTATCCACATTTTGAGAGTATTTTTGCTGAACGCACTTTTGCTGTAGAATATCGATTCCATCACAAAGATGGTTCGCTGCGTTGGATTTCTGCAATTTATTCCTCTCATCGGGATGAGATAGCCAATTGCTGGATTGTAACAGGAGTTAGTATCGATATTAGCGATCGCAAACGGGCAGAAGAGGCTTTGCAGCAAAGTGAAACTTTGTTTCGGACTCTCAGCGAGTTTGCACCAGTAGGCATTTTTAGAACGGATGCTCAAGGTAAAAATACTTATAGCAATCCTCGCTGTCAAGCAATTTGTGGCTTTACCTTTGAGGAAGCTTTAAAAGATGGCTGGATGCAGTTTATTCACCCAGAAGATTTGGAAGTTGTTTTTCCTCAGTGGATTTTGTTCTTAACCACAAATCAAGAATTTCGCGCCCAGGTGCGTTTTGTTCACCCAGATGCAACAATTCGCTTTTGTCGATTGATGGCAGTTCCCATTTTCTCTGAGTCAGGTGAATTAATGGGTAATGTGGGTACTGTAGAAGATATTACGGAAAGTCGGGCAATAGCGAAAATGAAGAACGAATTCATCTCTATTGTCAGCCACGAGCTGCGAACCCCCTTGGCTTCTATTCGTGGTTCTTTAGGATTACTAGCTGCTGGAGTACTCAAAGATCAACCAGAATCAGCTCAACAAATGTTAGAAATAGCTTCCAGTGAGACGGAACGCTTAGTGCGCTTAGTAAATGATATTCTTGACTTAGAACGCTTAGAGTCAAATAAAGTAACTCTAGTCAAGCAGTGGTGCGATGTAACTAAAATTTTGCGTCAGTCTATAGAAACTGTCCAACCTTTGGCGGCTGAAAATAACATTGCACTAGTTATGTTACCCAGTTTTATACAAATCTGGATAGATCCAGATCGAATTATTCAGACTCTTGTTAACTTAATAGGTAATGCGATAAAATTTTCACCGTCAGATAGTCAAGTGACAGTGAGTGCAGAATCTCTGACAAATCAAGTTTTATTTAAAGTTCAAGACCAAGGTAGAGGTATTCCAGATAGTAAGTTAGAGACTATTTTTGAACGGTTTCAACAAGTTGATGCCACTGACTCACGCCAAAAAGGAGGAACTGGTTTAGGTTTAGCTATCTGCAAGAGTATTGTGCAGCAGCACGGTGGTAAAATTTGGGTAGAAAGTATTTTGGAAAAGGGCAGTATATTTTATTTCACAATACCCAAGTGA
- a CDS encoding glycoside hydrolase family 31 protein produces the protein MPEFAGEIPVREPAWNVISSVQNIQRHQWGIDFECGFSRLLLRVLAPNLIRVRFSPTGEFRARRSWAVTPQDEEWAAISFDVQETEEEVIIETEKMRVCVQRHPCRVKFFDKENRPFAQDTGLGMGWRQMGAQKFQVANWKRIEAGEKYYGFGERAGLLNQRGKRLTNWTTDSLDYTMLTDAMYQAIPFFMALRPEIGYGLFFNTTFWSRFDIGADEPEILRMETLGGELDYYIIYSPEPAEIIRTYTQLTGRMPLPPRWALGYHQCRWSYDSETEVRQLVYQLRHRRIPCDVIHLDIDYMFGFRVFSWNPRRFPDPKKLLGDLAQEGFKVVTIVDPGVKFEPQSDYAIYDEGVEKDYFIRRADGKVFHGYVWPDRAVFPDFLRPDVRQWWGDLHHNLTEVGVAGIWNDMNEPAMNDRPFGDEGGRKVFFPMDAPTGSGDERTTYAEAHNLYGMMMARACREGLEKLRGRSRSFVLTRSGYAGVQKWSAVWTGDNHSLWEYLEMSLPMLCNLGLSGVAFVGADIGGFAGDATPEMFARWMQLGMLYPLMRAHSMINTKRHEPWEFGTRVEEICRQYIELRYRLLPYIYTLFWEATSTGNPILRPLFYHYSDDPKTYEIYDQVLLGSFLMAAPVYRPGVEQRMVYLPKGNWYDWWTGECYTGSTYILADAPLEKMPMYIRAGSIIPLAPVMQYVDELPINELRLRVTPGVCEWTLYEDDGHSFEYRHGACSTITYRVYSEGKQTVVDIQTRQGQWTPHPRRVIVEVVGCGEQEFTDDGSARRLVFD, from the coding sequence ATGCCAGAATTTGCCGGAGAAATACCTGTTCGCGAACCAGCGTGGAATGTCATCTCATCCGTTCAAAATATCCAGCGTCATCAGTGGGGGATAGATTTTGAATGCGGTTTTTCTCGCCTTCTTTTGAGGGTTCTTGCTCCCAACCTAATCCGCGTGCGCTTTTCACCAACAGGAGAGTTTAGAGCCAGACGTTCTTGGGCTGTGACGCCACAGGATGAGGAATGGGCTGCTATCTCTTTCGATGTGCAAGAGACGGAGGAAGAGGTAATAATTGAAACTGAAAAAATGCGCGTCTGCGTGCAGCGCCATCCTTGTCGAGTCAAGTTTTTTGACAAAGAAAATCGTCCCTTTGCTCAAGATACGGGTTTGGGGATGGGTTGGCGGCAAATGGGAGCACAAAAGTTTCAAGTTGCTAATTGGAAGCGTATAGAAGCTGGAGAAAAATACTATGGCTTTGGAGAGCGGGCTGGCTTGCTAAATCAACGGGGCAAGCGTCTGACTAATTGGACAACGGATAGCCTTGATTACACTATGTTAACGGATGCAATGTACCAAGCGATTCCGTTTTTTATGGCGTTGCGTCCGGAAATTGGTTATGGTTTATTTTTTAACACAACCTTTTGGAGTCGGTTTGATATTGGTGCCGACGAACCAGAAATTTTACGAATGGAAACGCTGGGTGGCGAATTAGATTATTACATTATTTACAGTCCTGAACCAGCAGAAATTATTCGTACATACACGCAGTTGACTGGGAGAATGCCACTACCACCCCGGTGGGCATTAGGTTATCACCAATGTCGGTGGAGTTATGACTCAGAAACAGAAGTACGACAATTGGTATACCAACTGCGCCACCGTCGGATACCTTGCGATGTTATCCACCTAGACATTGATTATATGTTTGGCTTCCGGGTGTTTAGCTGGAACCCTAGACGATTTCCAGATCCAAAGAAATTGCTCGGCGATTTAGCACAGGAAGGTTTTAAAGTTGTCACCATTGTCGATCCAGGGGTGAAATTCGAGCCGCAGTCAGATTATGCAATTTATGACGAAGGAGTGGAAAAGGACTACTTTATTCGTAGAGCAGATGGTAAAGTGTTTCACGGTTATGTTTGGCCTGATCGCGCTGTATTTCCCGATTTTCTTCGTCCGGATGTGCGTCAGTGGTGGGGAGATTTACACCACAATTTAACTGAGGTGGGTGTTGCTGGAATCTGGAATGATATGAATGAGCCAGCAATGAACGATCGCCCATTTGGAGATGAGGGGGGGCGGAAAGTTTTCTTTCCAATGGATGCACCTACAGGCTCTGGTGATGAGCGCACAACCTACGCCGAAGCTCACAATCTGTATGGGATGATGATGGCTCGTGCCTGTCGGGAAGGATTAGAAAAACTCAGAGGGCGATCGCGTTCTTTTGTTCTGACGCGATCGGGTTATGCTGGTGTGCAAAAATGGTCAGCAGTATGGACAGGGGATAATCACTCGCTGTGGGAATACCTGGAAATGTCTTTGCCCATGCTTTGTAACTTAGGTTTATCGGGCGTAGCATTTGTTGGTGCGGATATTGGGGGATTTGCAGGAGATGCAACCCCAGAAATGTTTGCTCGTTGGATGCAGTTAGGAATGTTGTATCCTTTGATGCGCGCTCATTCAATGATTAATACCAAGCGCCACGAACCTTGGGAGTTTGGAACAAGGGTAGAAGAAATTTGCCGCCAATATATCGAATTGCGCTACAGATTATTGCCTTACATTTACACCTTATTTTGGGAAGCAACAAGCACGGGAAACCCCATTTTACGTCCCTTATTTTATCACTATTCTGATGATCCGAAAACCTATGAAATCTACGACCAGGTACTTTTAGGCTCATTTCTGATGGCAGCACCAGTATACCGACCAGGAGTAGAGCAGCGTATGGTTTATTTGCCGAAAGGTAACTGGTATGACTGGTGGACGGGAGAGTGTTACACAGGCTCAACTTATATTCTTGCTGATGCACCCTTGGAGAAAATGCCCATGTACATTCGTGCCGGCTCGATAATTCCTCTTGCCCCTGTTATGCAGTATGTGGATGAGTTACCCATCAACGAACTGAGATTACGAGTTACTCCTGGTGTATGTGAATGGACATTATATGAAGATGATGGGCATAGCTTTGAATATCGCCACGGCGCTTGCTCAACTATAACTTATCGTGTGTATTCAGAAGGTAAGCAGACAGTTGTGGATATCCAAACACGTCAAGGACAGTGGACTCCCCACCCTCGCAGAGTTATTGTTGAGGTGGTAGGTTGTGGTGAGCAAGAATTTACAGATGACGGTTCCGCTCGTCGTCTAGTTTTTGACTAG